A section of the Rhizobium sp. SSA_523 genome encodes:
- a CDS encoding ABC transporter ATP-binding protein yields the protein MTDVEAPAKGSLLDIQGLTKYFGTFAACKEIDLTIAPGEIHALLGENGAGKSTLVKMLFGVLQPSDGRILWDGAPVSIGSPGEARSLGIGMVFQHFSLFEALTVAENIALSMDPKIPLARIAEEARSLSKAYGLPLDPSAHVADLSVGERQRIEIVRALLQNPRLIILDEPTSVLTPQEADRLFDTLFKLKAEGRSVLYISHRLEEVQRICDRATVLRHGRVTGTCDPRRETPASLARMMVGSDVAGVSRPEVAEPGPVLIEVEQLSVPARTPFAVALRDIALKVRAGEVLAIAGVAGNGQGELFDALSGEYPVSHDAAIRIRGKAIGRMGINGRRLLGAGFVPEERHGHAAVPDMPLSDNLLLSRSQSDAKAFLSGGFASIVRHDAIRAAAKRICQVMDVRKSGEDPAAGSLSGGNLQKFIIGRELDRQPSVLVVNQPTWGVDAGAASRIRQALVDLARSGSAVVVISQDLDEIFEVATNIAVISEGRLSAPCPAKDLTLERIGLLMGGIHETASHAGGLAHAH from the coding sequence GTGACTGACGTTGAGGCTCCTGCCAAGGGTTCGCTTCTCGATATACAGGGGCTGACCAAATATTTCGGCACATTTGCTGCCTGCAAAGAGATCGACCTGACGATCGCGCCGGGAGAGATCCATGCTCTTCTGGGGGAAAACGGCGCAGGAAAATCCACGCTGGTCAAGATGCTGTTCGGCGTCCTGCAGCCGAGCGATGGCCGCATTCTGTGGGATGGCGCGCCCGTCTCGATCGGCTCGCCCGGCGAGGCCCGCTCCCTCGGCATCGGCATGGTCTTCCAGCATTTTTCGCTTTTCGAAGCATTGACCGTTGCCGAAAACATCGCTCTCTCGATGGATCCCAAGATACCGCTTGCCCGGATTGCCGAAGAGGCGCGGTCCTTGTCGAAGGCCTATGGCCTGCCGCTCGATCCGAGCGCCCATGTGGCGGATCTGTCGGTCGGGGAGCGCCAGCGCATCGAGATCGTGCGGGCGCTTCTGCAAAATCCGCGCCTGATCATCCTCGACGAGCCGACCTCCGTCCTCACGCCGCAGGAAGCCGACAGGCTTTTCGACACGCTGTTCAAGCTGAAGGCCGAGGGACGATCGGTTCTCTATATCAGCCACCGGCTGGAAGAGGTCCAGCGGATCTGCGACCGGGCGACCGTGCTGCGCCACGGCAGGGTGACCGGCACCTGCGATCCGCGCCGGGAGACGCCGGCATCGCTCGCACGCATGATGGTGGGATCGGATGTCGCCGGCGTCTCGCGCCCAGAGGTTGCCGAGCCCGGTCCCGTGCTGATCGAGGTCGAGCAGCTGTCGGTTCCGGCACGCACGCCCTTTGCCGTGGCTTTGCGCGACATCGCCCTGAAGGTCAGGGCCGGCGAGGTTCTCGCCATTGCCGGTGTGGCCGGCAATGGCCAGGGCGAGTTGTTCGACGCGCTGTCGGGCGAATATCCGGTCAGCCATGACGCCGCCATCCGCATTCGCGGCAAGGCAATCGGCCGCATGGGGATCAATGGCCGCCGGCTTTTGGGTGCAGGCTTCGTGCCGGAGGAGCGTCATGGTCATGCGGCCGTGCCGGACATGCCTTTGTCCGACAATCTCCTGCTGTCGCGCAGCCAGTCGGATGCCAAGGCCTTCCTCTCCGGCGGTTTCGCCTCGATCGTCCGCCATGATGCCATTCGAGCAGCGGCCAAGCGGATCTGTCAGGTCATGGATGTGCGCAAAAGCGGCGAGGATCCGGCCGCCGGCTCGCTGTCGGGCGGCAATCTGCAGAAATTCATTATCGGCCGCGAGCTCGATCGCCAGCCGTCCGTACTGGTTGTCAACCAGCCGACCTGGGGCGTCGATGCGGGCGCGGCCAGCCGTATCCGTCAGGCGCTGGTCGATCTGGCGCGGTCCGGCTCCGCCGTCGTGGTCATCAGCCAGGATCTCGACGAGATCTTCGAGGTGGCGACGAATATTGCCGTCATTTCCGAGGGCCGGCTGTCGGCGCCCTGTCCGGCGAAAGATCTGACACTGGAGCGGATTGGCCTGCTGATGGGCGGCATACACGAGACGGCCAGCCATGCCGGAGGCCTTGCCCATGCGCATTGA
- the pcsA gene encoding phosphatidylcholine synthase: protein MIRRIFNYRKVPYAEIRAFSVHVLTASGSFLAFLGVVAAAEHRFVDMWWWLGLALLIDGIDGPIARKVRVKEVLPNWSGDTLDNIIDYVTYVLLPAFALYQSGMIGETWSFVAAGMIVVSSAIYYADMGMKTDEYFFSGFPVVWNMLILTLFVVEASEVTALIVVVAAVFLTFLPINFLHPVRVKRLRGLNLTIFFLWCGLSGYSLLLHFDSPRWLVWGVVATGAYLFCIGGILQLFPKLGKSQ from the coding sequence GTGATCAGGCGAATCTTCAACTACCGCAAGGTGCCCTATGCGGAAATCCGGGCCTTCTCCGTCCATGTCCTGACGGCATCCGGTTCCTTCCTCGCCTTTCTCGGTGTCGTGGCTGCCGCGGAGCATCGCTTCGTCGATATGTGGTGGTGGCTGGGGCTGGCGCTCCTGATCGACGGCATTGACGGACCGATCGCACGCAAGGTGCGCGTCAAGGAGGTCCTGCCCAACTGGTCGGGCGATACGCTCGACAATATCATCGACTATGTGACCTATGTGCTGCTGCCGGCCTTCGCGCTTTACCAGAGCGGCATGATCGGCGAGACCTGGTCCTTCGTTGCCGCCGGCATGATCGTCGTATCGAGTGCGATCTATTACGCCGATATGGGCATGAAGACCGACGAATATTTCTTCTCCGGCTTTCCGGTCGTCTGGAACATGCTCATCCTGACGCTCTTTGTCGTCGAAGCAAGCGAAGTCACGGCTCTCATCGTCGTGGTCGCTGCCGTCTTCCTGACCTTCCTGCCGATCAATTTCCTTCATCCGGTGCGGGTCAAGCGGCTGCGCGGGCTGAACCTGACGATCTTCTTCCTCTGGTGTGGCCTGTCCGGCTATTCGCTCCTGCTGCACTTTGACTCGCCCCGCTGGCTGGTTTGGGGCGTCGTCGCCACCGGAGCCTATCTCTTCTGCATAGGCGGCATTCTCCAGCTTTTTCCCAAGCTCGGAAAAAGCCAGTAA
- a CDS encoding UbiH/UbiF family hydroxylase, which translates to MHQIDIAIIGEGLAGSIAGLALARAGRKVAIIAPHAARRDERTTALMEHSIRFIDSLGLWQEIAGRSAALSTMQILDGTGRLFRAPPAQFRAADVGLAAFGYNIPNKILLEVLSQAIEREVNIVRFDASLAELDSTGDAVRLLLSTGETLTAAFVIGADGRGSKVRESAGIDTRRWSYPQTAIVLNFSHERPHANVSTEFHTETGPATQVPLPGQRSSLVWVVRPEEASRLLSLTDEELSHAVEQRLQSLLGKVTVEPGVESWPLSSLMAERFGKGRIALIGEAAHAFPPIGAQGLNLSLRDVIELVDLLKTDGSQPIAGDIGDRFNRKRRPDIMTRTFGVDVLNRSLLSDFLPVQIARAAGLHLVTAVGPLRNLLMREGIEPGGSLKDLAEALKHPFRRKKAG; encoded by the coding sequence ATGCACCAGATCGACATTGCCATCATCGGCGAAGGCCTGGCCGGTTCAATTGCAGGACTGGCGCTGGCGCGTGCCGGCCGCAAGGTTGCGATCATCGCACCGCATGCGGCACGCCGGGACGAACGCACGACGGCGCTGATGGAGCACTCCATCCGCTTCATCGATTCGCTCGGCCTCTGGCAAGAGATCGCCGGGCGGTCGGCGGCCCTTTCGACCATGCAGATCCTCGATGGCACGGGCCGCCTGTTCCGGGCACCGCCGGCCCAGTTTCGCGCCGCTGATGTCGGTCTTGCCGCCTTCGGCTACAATATACCGAACAAGATCCTGCTGGAGGTCCTGTCGCAGGCCATCGAGCGGGAGGTGAATATCGTTCGTTTCGATGCCAGCCTTGCCGAACTCGACAGCACCGGCGATGCGGTTCGACTGCTGCTTTCCACCGGCGAGACCCTGACCGCCGCTTTCGTCATTGGGGCCGACGGCCGGGGATCCAAGGTACGGGAATCGGCCGGGATCGACACCCGCCGCTGGTCCTATCCGCAGACCGCCATCGTGCTGAATTTTAGCCATGAGCGGCCGCATGCCAATGTTTCGACGGAGTTCCACACGGAAACCGGACCCGCGACGCAGGTGCCGCTGCCCGGCCAGCGGTCGAGCCTCGTCTGGGTGGTGCGACCGGAAGAAGCCTCCCGTCTGCTGTCGCTGACCGATGAGGAGCTGTCGCACGCCGTCGAGCAACGCCTGCAATCCCTGCTCGGCAAGGTGACGGTAGAGCCCGGCGTCGAATCCTGGCCGCTGTCGAGCCTGATGGCGGAGCGGTTCGGCAAGGGCCGCATCGCCCTGATCGGCGAAGCCGCGCATGCCTTTCCGCCGATCGGCGCGCAGGGTCTCAATCTGTCGCTGCGCGACGTGATCGAACTGGTCGATCTTTTAAAAACCGATGGCAGCCAGCCGATTGCGGGTGATATCGGCGATCGCTTCAACCGCAAGCGCCGGCCCGATATCATGACCCGGACTTTCGGCGTGGATGTGCTCAACCGCTCGCTTCTCTCCGATTTCCTGCCCGTACAGATCGCCCGCGCCGCCGGGCTTCACCTGGTGACGGCGGTGGGGCCTCTGCGCAATCTGCTGATGCGCGAGGGCATCGAGCCGGGCGGCAGCCTGAAGGATCTTGCCGAGGCGCTAAAACATCCCTTCCGCCGGAAGAAGGCCGGCTGA
- a CDS encoding AEC family transporter: MAAILALLFPFFGLIVIGYIAAKATRQGADALGWMNTFIVYAALPALFFKLVSRTPVEDLTRLDFMATQVLTVYAVYALVFLIAYLGRRASFAESTMQAFGGAYGNIGYMGPGLALLALGEGAAVPVALIVCVENAVHFVTAPALMALAGGDKRPPLQLAGDVARRVALHPFILSTAAGFLVAASGWSLPDAGMRLIDYLAQAAAPCALFAMGVTLALRPLKRVPVEIGPITLAKLVLLPAAMYLALTAVGGFDATWIHAAVLLAALPTATNVFVISQHYDVWQERASATVLITTIVSILTLPVVLYLISAGLLPAEGMF, translated from the coding sequence ATGGCAGCCATTCTCGCGCTTCTCTTTCCCTTTTTCGGCTTGATCGTCATTGGCTACATCGCCGCCAAGGCCACGCGGCAGGGGGCGGACGCTCTGGGCTGGATGAATACGTTCATCGTCTATGCAGCCTTGCCGGCACTGTTCTTCAAGCTTGTGTCGCGCACGCCGGTCGAGGATCTGACCCGGCTCGACTTCATGGCAACGCAGGTGCTGACGGTCTATGCCGTTTATGCTCTGGTGTTCCTGATCGCCTATCTGGGAAGGCGCGCCAGCTTCGCCGAATCGACCATGCAGGCTTTCGGCGGCGCCTATGGCAATATCGGCTATATGGGGCCGGGGCTTGCGCTGCTGGCTCTGGGCGAGGGGGCCGCCGTGCCGGTGGCACTGATCGTCTGCGTCGAGAATGCGGTGCATTTCGTCACGGCGCCTGCGCTGATGGCGCTTGCGGGGGGAGACAAGCGGCCGCCCCTGCAACTGGCCGGCGATGTGGCGCGGCGGGTGGCGCTGCATCCCTTCATCCTGTCGACGGCCGCCGGTTTCCTGGTTGCGGCGTCCGGCTGGAGCCTGCCGGATGCGGGAATGCGCCTGATCGACTATCTGGCGCAGGCCGCGGCGCCCTGCGCGCTCTTTGCCATGGGCGTGACGCTTGCCCTGCGGCCGCTGAAGCGGGTGCCGGTGGAAATCGGACCGATCACCCTGGCAAAGCTCGTCCTCCTGCCGGCGGCCATGTATCTTGCCTTGACGGCGGTCGGCGGTTTCGACGCCACCTGGATCCACGCCGCCGTGCTGCTGGCCGCTTTGCCGACAGCGACCAATGTCTTTGTCATCAGCCAGCATTACGATGTCTGGCAGGAAAGAGCCTCTGCGACGGTTCTCATCACCACCATCGTGTCGATCCTGACCCTGCCGGTGGTCCTCTATCTCATCTCAGCCGGCCTTCTTCCGGCGGAAGGGATGTTTTAG
- a CDS encoding cytochrome c biogenesis CcdA family protein yields MSIAEISLLSALLAGALSFLSPCVLPLVPPYLCYMAGVSVEQFRGEAPVQTRSARRAVLLSALCFTLGFATVFVALGAGATSIGVLLRQHMDVLSKLGGVIIIIMGLNFLGLFRIGILAREARFQAGGKPATLSGAYVMGLAFAFGWTPCIGPVLGAILGIAASRETVGGGAALLAIYSLGLAVPFWIAAGFSGAFMRFLSRFRRHLGLVEKAMGALLVLTGLAFIFGFVSDMAIWFQQTFPILMQIG; encoded by the coding sequence TTGTCGATCGCCGAAATATCTCTGTTGAGCGCTCTCCTGGCGGGCGCCCTGTCCTTCCTGTCGCCCTGCGTCCTGCCGCTGGTGCCGCCCTATCTCTGCTACATGGCCGGCGTGTCGGTGGAGCAGTTCAGGGGGGAGGCGCCGGTCCAGACCCGGTCCGCCCGGCGGGCGGTTCTGCTTTCGGCGCTCTGCTTCACCCTCGGCTTTGCCACCGTCTTCGTTGCGCTCGGCGCGGGTGCGACCTCCATCGGCGTCCTGCTTCGCCAGCATATGGATGTGCTGTCCAAGCTCGGCGGCGTGATCATCATCATCATGGGGCTGAACTTTCTCGGCCTGTTTCGCATCGGCATCCTGGCGCGCGAAGCGCGCTTCCAGGCCGGCGGCAAGCCGGCGACGCTTTCCGGCGCCTATGTCATGGGCCTGGCATTCGCCTTCGGCTGGACGCCGTGCATCGGTCCGGTGCTAGGCGCCATTCTCGGCATTGCCGCCTCCCGCGAGACGGTGGGCGGCGGCGCCGCATTGCTCGCCATCTATTCGCTCGGCCTTGCGGTTCCCTTCTGGATCGCGGCCGGGTTCTCCGGCGCTTTCATGCGCTTCCTGTCGCGTTTCCGGCGCCATCTGGGCCTCGTCGAGAAAGCCATGGGGGCGCTCCTGGTGCTGACCGGTCTCGCCTTCATCTTCGGATTCGTCAGCGATATGGCAATCTGGTTCCAGCAGACCTTTCCAATCCTGATGCAAATCGGCTAA
- a CDS encoding DUF2799 domain-containing protein, with protein sequence MRLSIFVPELGGLAGLLGLFGLLVLASCHSMSKEECMAADWRVIGEADGAAGYSPQDRFGSHVESCARIKVVPDQTKWNDGYQNGLKRYCTPLNGLARGEAGDTYHSVCPPETSEGFLRGYGLGRRLYSARSDLNSIRSDISAKESRMDERYRALKAAKDDNERRNIRNEIDDLDRDIRRAQRDMPDRQFDVDAAQRDLDSFRANPQAPLPVPGY encoded by the coding sequence ATGCGTTTGTCGATTTTTGTGCCGGAGCTTGGGGGGCTCGCCGGGCTCCTGGGGCTTTTCGGGCTTCTGGTGCTGGCGTCCTGCCATTCCATGTCCAAGGAAGAATGCATGGCCGCAGACTGGCGGGTGATCGGCGAGGCGGACGGGGCTGCCGGTTACAGTCCCCAGGACCGCTTCGGCTCGCATGTGGAATCCTGCGCGCGCATCAAGGTCGTGCCGGACCAGACCAAATGGAACGACGGCTATCAGAACGGTCTCAAGCGCTATTGCACGCCGCTGAACGGCCTCGCAAGAGGCGAGGCGGGCGACACCTATCACAGCGTCTGCCCGCCGGAGACCAGCGAAGGCTTCCTGCGCGGTTACGGTCTCGGCCGGCGGCTGTACAGCGCCCGCTCGGACCTGAACTCCATCCGCAGCGACATTTCGGCGAAGGAATCGCGCATGGACGAGCGGTACCGGGCGCTGAAAGCCGCCAAGGACGACAATGAGCGGCGCAATATCCGCAACGAGATCGACGATCTCGACCGCGACATCCGACGCGCGCAGCGCGACATGCCGGATCGCCAGTTCGATGTCGATGCCGCACAGCGGGACTTGGATTCTTTCCGCGCCAATCCGCAGGCGCCTCTTCCGGTTCCGGGTTATTGA